The Micrococcales bacterium genome includes a region encoding these proteins:
- a CDS encoding YdcF family protein: MISSGAVDDRRATDAIVVLGAAQYNGKPSPVLEARLDHAKVLYRQSVAPRIVTVGGKQPGDRFTEAGAGVMYLTRNGVPATDVSAVTVGHDTKDSLLAVARMADREGWRSVTLVSDPAHMARVAAIAKHLGFQAHLSPTRKGDGTVLTPEYVARETAGLLAFEVVQQWDTPAPLD, translated from the coding sequence GTGATCTCCTCCGGCGCTGTCGACGACCGGCGCGCCACGGATGCGATCGTGGTGCTCGGTGCGGCGCAGTACAACGGCAAGCCGTCGCCGGTGCTCGAGGCCCGCCTCGACCATGCGAAGGTCCTCTACCGGCAGTCCGTCGCACCACGGATCGTGACGGTGGGCGGGAAGCAGCCGGGTGACCGTTTCACCGAAGCCGGCGCCGGGGTCATGTACCTGACCCGCAACGGAGTACCTGCCACAGACGTCTCCGCGGTGACTGTGGGTCACGACACCAAGGACAGTCTGCTGGCGGTGGCCAGGATGGCTGACCGTGAGGGGTGGCGCAGCGTCACGCTGGTGTCCGACCCGGCACATATGGCCCGCGTCGCGGCGATCGCCAAACACCTGGGCTTCCAGGCCCACCTGAGTCCCACCCGCAAGGGCGACGGCACCGTGCTGACCCCGGAGTACGTGGCACGGGAGACCGCCGGACTCCTGGCGTTCGAAGTCGTGCAGCAGTGGGACACCCCTGCGCCGCTGGACTGA
- a CDS encoding deoxyguanosinetriphosphate triphosphohydrolase: protein MTRYGPQDHERFVAEPRYAGRSDFARDRARVLHSAALRRLAAKTQVLMAGQDDFPRTRLTHTLEVAQISRELGASLGADPDVVDTAGLAHDLGHPPFGHNGEATLDALSADIGGFEGNAQSIRVLTRLEFKVLAEGRSAGLNLTRASLDAVIKYPWPRRDGSTKFNVYAEDREIFDWVRETAPGSRRCFEAQIMDFADDVAYCVHDLEDAIVSGAFSPPDLGRADVVEKVVEASASLYAPGTPPGDLLAAVGRVVGLDAWPPDHDGSARSLAGLKNMTSSLIRRFCTAAQESTRAHHGDQPLTRYRADLVVPPSTLAEVAVLKAITYVHVMADNESRYAWEREVVTDVVRGLLAGRRPLQTPFQQAWEATADPGRRLRLVIDQVASLTDLSIVRWREELA, encoded by the coding sequence ATGACCCGCTACGGCCCCCAGGACCACGAGCGGTTCGTCGCCGAACCGCGATATGCCGGGCGCAGTGACTTCGCCCGCGACCGGGCACGCGTGCTGCACAGCGCGGCGCTGCGCCGACTGGCGGCCAAGACCCAGGTCCTCATGGCGGGGCAGGACGACTTCCCGCGCACGCGCCTGACCCACACGCTCGAGGTGGCGCAGATCAGCCGTGAACTCGGCGCCTCCCTGGGGGCCGATCCCGACGTCGTGGACACAGCCGGCCTGGCCCACGACCTCGGGCACCCGCCCTTCGGCCACAACGGGGAGGCGACCCTCGATGCCCTCAGCGCGGACATCGGTGGGTTCGAGGGGAACGCACAGAGCATTCGGGTGCTGACCCGTCTGGAGTTCAAGGTGCTCGCCGAGGGCCGCAGCGCAGGGCTCAACCTGACCCGCGCGAGCCTGGATGCGGTGATCAAGTACCCGTGGCCCCGCCGGGATGGCAGCACGAAGTTCAACGTGTATGCCGAGGACCGGGAGATCTTCGACTGGGTGCGGGAGACCGCCCCGGGGTCCCGCCGCTGTTTCGAGGCGCAGATCATGGACTTCGCCGATGATGTGGCCTACTGCGTGCACGACCTCGAGGATGCGATCGTGTCGGGGGCGTTCTCCCCGCCGGATCTGGGGCGCGCGGATGTGGTCGAGAAGGTGGTGGAGGCGTCCGCCTCCCTCTACGCCCCTGGCACCCCCCCGGGGGATCTGCTAGCCGCTGTCGGCCGGGTGGTGGGCCTGGACGCCTGGCCGCCGGACCACGACGGCTCCGCGCGCAGTCTGGCCGGGTTGAAGAACATGACCTCGTCGCTGATCCGCCGGTTCTGCACCGCAGCGCAGGAGTCGACCCGGGCCCACCATGGCGATCAGCCCCTGACCCGCTACCGGGCCGACCTCGTGGTGCCGCCCAGCACGCTGGCGGAGGTCGCGGTGCTCAAAGCGATCACCTACGTCCACGTGATGGCTGACAACGAGTCCCGGTACGCCTGGGAGCGAGAAGTCGTCACAGACGTGGTGAGGGGTCTGCTCGCCGGGCGCCGACCGTTGCAGACCCCGTTCCAGCAGGCCTGGG